The nucleotide sequence GTCTATTAGGTAATAAGTGAATGCGGACACATACCCAGAGTAATCGTATGAACCATGAGGGACTATGAAACTCACAATCTTCTTATCCTGAATGTACTCATTTACCATTTCTAAGAATTTGCGATCTTCAGAAGAGGAATTTAAACGCGTAAAATAGTTTTGTATTGAAGCGTTCAATTTCCCATAATCTTTAGGATAAAAAACTCCACTAAAGTTATGTTCACGTGTCAATACTAATTAAATTAATTCTTCAACTAGTTTTGCCTCGAAATCATCTATCGTCAATGGCATCTCAGAATCGGACTTTATCTTTCCTTGTTTCTTGAGGACTTCTTTTGTCAAAAGCCAATATACTGTAGCAAGAGCTTTCCGTCCCCTATTATTTGATGGAATTACCAAATCGACTTTAGAGGTAATGTTGTCACTATTTGATAATGCAATTACAGGGACCCCAGCTCTTGTTGCTTCTAATACTGCCTGCTCATCTGCCTGTGGATCTGTGACTATTACTATTTCAGGCTCTAAATATTTTGGTAATGAAGGATTTGTAAAAGTACCAGGCATAAATCTCCCAAATATACCACGAGCACCCGTTAGTTCACAAAATTTTTCGATTGGTGTTTTTCCGTACTCCCGTGCAGATGTTACAGCAACATTGGCAATATTAGTTCTACCAATAAATTTGGCGGCAACATCAATTCTGGCAAGGGTTTTACTAATATCGAGGATATACAATCCTTCTGGATTAGCACGTGTAATGAATGATGTCATAAATTTAGTTTTGATCGGAGTTCCTACCCTGATTCCGGTTGATAATATCATTTTCTCCAGATTATTAGGATCTTCCAATGACTCTGATTGTTCTACCATTTCAGACGAACTGCTTGATCCCTCATCTACTAAGCCTGGTTGTTCAATCTGATCAGATGTTTCAGATGTCTCGTCTGCGTTACTAGTTGTATTCGTTGATTCTTCGTCCTCAGGTTTGGAAGTAGCATCATTAACAGTTTTATCTAGATGTTCATTATTAGAATTATTAAGAGAATCCAATTCTTCAGGTTTCATATTCATTATATATTGCTCCATTTAGCCATTCCTTCTATTAAACCATACTCTGAAACTCTTAATAGTTCATTTAATTTGGAAATTCTTTCGCCGCCTACTACACCAGTTTTTATCATTATTGAATTCGTAGCGATAGAAATGTGAGAAATATGACTGTCAATAGATTCACCAGATCTATGAGAAGTAATAATTTTGATGTCGTTGTGGTTACATTCTTCTGCGAATAACATCGCATCATATAAAGTGCCTGCTTGATTGACCTTCAATATTGCTCCAGAACAAGACATTTTTTTAGCAGCAATCTTAGCTCTATTTTTATTGGTAACCAGCAAATCGTCACCTGTAACATAGCACCGTGGGTTATCTCTAGTAATAATCGCCATGTTCTCAAAATCCTCTTCATGCAATGGATCTTCGGCATAAACGAGGTTGTAGTCGCGGATCAACTTATTTGCGTAGTCTATTTGATCCTCTGTTGTTCTAATGATACCCTCACGTTGGTAATCATATACTTTCTTGTTACTATCCCACAAGGAGGAACTTGCAAAATCTATACCCATTCGAACTTCTTTCTTCGGATCATATCCGCATCTAATGATTGCGCTTTCCACTAGTTCAATGGCGCGATCAGTTACAATAGCAGGTGCCCACCCGCCTTCATCTCCCTTTCCATATGTAAATTTGCTGTCGATTTTTTCGATACTTTTTTTTACCTCCTTATGAATTTGCGAATTCAAAGAGATTGCTTCGGAGATAGATTTTGATTTAACAGGACAAATCAAAAATTCTTGTAGATCAGGTGTTCCGGGGCCAGCATGAGCGCCACCTCCTAATACATTTCCCAAAGGGTATGGGAAATTAATCATTTCCAATCTAGGATTCAAAACTTGATAGAATGGAACGTTCATGGCGTTTGCAGCTGAATCCACACTGGCTATAGTAAGAGCGTAAGCCACTGCTCCACCAATATTTGAATAATTGTCGGATGGATCGACTGATTTAATTGCATTGTGCAGATTTTTGAGGTCTGAGCTGTCAATCCCTATGAATTTATTCTTTATACTTTTAAAATTATTGAGAGTTAATTCTGGATCATTTTGAATAAAGCTCTGTGCCTCATACATCCCAACGCTAGCCCCT is from Candidatus Nitrosocosmicus arcticus and encodes:
- the rpsB gene encoding 30S ribosomal protein S2, which codes for MVEQSESLEDPNNLEKMILSTGIRVGTPIKTKFMTSFITRANPEGLYILDISKTLARIDVAAKFIGRTNIANVAVTSAREYGKTPIEKFCELTGARGIFGRFMPGTFTNPSLPKYLEPEIVIVTDPQADEQAVLEATRAGVPVIALSNSDNITSKVDLVIPSNNRGRKALATVYWLLTKEVLKKQGKIKSDSEMPLTIDDFEAKLVEELI
- the eno gene encoding phosphopyruvate hydratase, with the translated sequence MPEITSIAERLVFNSRGDKSIEIDVQSDNKYLGRACAPSGASVGMYEAQSFIQNDPELTLNNFKSIKNKFIGIDSSDLKNLHNAIKSVDPSDNYSNIGGAVAYALTIASVDSAANAMNVPFYQVLNPRLEMINFPYPLGNVLGGGAHAGPGTPDLQEFLICPVKSKSISEAISLNSQIHKEVKKSIEKIDSKFTYGKGDEGGWAPAIVTDRAIELVESAIIRCGYDPKKEVRMGIDFASSSLWDSNKKVYDYQREGIIRTTEDQIDYANKLIRDYNLVYAEDPLHEEDFENMAIITRDNPRCYVTGDDLLVTNKNRAKIAAKKMSCSGAILKVNQAGTLYDAMLFAEECNHNDIKIITSHRSGESIDSHISHISIATNSIMIKTGVVGGERISKLNELLRVSEYGLIEGMAKWSNI